CATATACCCAGTCGGGATCGTCAAAAGGTTCATCTACAAGCGTGGCAAGCATCGGCTTGATGCCTTCAGGAAATTCGGATTTGGGAGCTTTCGCGGGGGCCATAAGTAGTAAGTTATAAGTAGTAAGTTATAAGTAATAAGTTGTAAGTAAATCTCTATTTTACAGAGTTGTTCTATCCTTAACTTAACAGACGATTAACCAGAAATACATGGAAATAGTTTGCCCCGGGCAGCATTCACAGAGATTTACACTTTATTAGTTACTTTTACGGAATTGTTAATTTATCATTAAGAAAACAGTATACATGTTTGATATCTGCTGTATAGGACACATTACCTTAGATAAAGTCATTACTCCCGGTTCGGAAGTAAATATGCCGGGGGGCACTTCTTTTTATTTTTCAAACGCCCTAAGCAACATGGACGTGAGCTACAGCCTGCTTACCTCTATCGCCGCCAGCGAAAGTTATATTATCGATGGTTTGAATGCAAAGGGAATACATACTGAAGTATTCTGGGGAAAACATACTGTTTGCTTTGAAAATATCTATAGCTTCGATCAGGATCACCGGCAACAGCGGGTACTCGAAAAGGCCGATCCTTTCAATATGGCTCAGCTGAGCCATGTTAATGCCAAAATATATCACCTCGGTCCCCTGCTCGCAGACGATATACCGGTTAACATGATTGAACATCTGTCGCAGAAAGGAATTGTGTCGCTTGATGTTCAGGGATATCTCCGTGAAGTGAAAGATCAGCAGGTGCTGGCTATCGACTGGCTTGAAAAGAAAGCAGCCCTTCCCCATGTAGGGATCCTGAAAGCCAACGAAACCGAAATGGAAGTATTGACAGGGTGTATCGACATCCGTGAAGGCGCAAAAGCCCTGGCCGGAATGGGTGTAAAAGAAGTGGTGATTACCCTGGGCAGCAAAGGGTCTGTAATCTATTCTGAAGGAGTTTTTCACAACATCCCTGCTTACAAACCCACAGCGGTGGTAGATGCAACGGGTTGCGGCGACACGTATATGGCTGGGTATTTATACAAAAAATCGAAAGGAGCTTCCTGCTATGAGGCAGGTACCTTCGC
The window above is part of the Arcticibacter tournemirensis genome. Proteins encoded here:
- a CDS encoding PfkB family carbohydrate kinase yields the protein MFDICCIGHITLDKVITPGSEVNMPGGTSFYFSNALSNMDVSYSLLTSIAASESYIIDGLNAKGIHTEVFWGKHTVCFENIYSFDQDHRQQRVLEKADPFNMAQLSHVNAKIYHLGPLLADDIPVNMIEHLSQKGIVSLDVQGYLREVKDQQVLAIDWLEKKAALPHVGILKANETEMEVLTGCIDIREGAKALAGMGVKEVVITLGSKGSVIYSEGVFHNIPAYKPTAVVDATGCGDTYMAGYLYKKSKGASCYEAGTFAAAMATLKIGTSGPFSGTSEEVIKLLSANLQ